DNA from Plasmodium yoelii strain 17X genome assembly, chromosome: 13:
TTCCTAAACAAAAGTGTggaatatttaaaagaagGCATTGTTGTATTATTGATATATACTGTCCATTAACCTTTTTTAAATTAGCATGTACCGAATCTATAGTTTTCCTTTGAACTAAATCAGCTCTATTAAAAGactttaatattttatcataatcaACATATCCAATTCCAAAAATTACACAATCAAATTtcgtttttttaatatcttttattatattcatatttttaagttctaataattctatattaCTTTTATTGGTTGGTAATAAATCACATATTTgtaaatctatatttttgtcatcccattttatttttaaatttttatattcgaCATTATTTTCGttaattttccattttagTTGCCctttagttttatttttgcatCTTAAAGCCAAGCTTCTGAACATTTTTCACTTtcctttttctttattttttctttttattaatcATACGTTTTTGTATGTTCTGTGCTTTcccttcttttttttgttttttttcttgttATTATTCTTTCGAAAGATCCATCATGAATATTCAATCTGGGGTTAGCTTGTCATtacattcatttattttaaaaaaaataagtcataagtatatataatatagaatattGTGTATTATAcgcatatttatttttcttctaAATAGAAAAGCAAAAACAGCAGTTGCTCAACTTCTTATAAAACATTTTGCATCTCCAATTTGCTAGAAAGAATActataaacaaaaattactgcaatatatacatactatttttatttcgtaaataaatatatatttatttatttaaatgtacacataataattttgtttccTGTTGCCCGttatattttgaaattttttctttcaccttaacattttttgagATACCTGCTTATTTTAATTGTGTTCTACATGTATCAATAAAAAggataattttagaaaatgctCAACTATCGATTCTTTTATAGATTGTGTGTTGTGgtgattattattttttttttaatatcgtattataaaatgtatattaattctttttttatatataacattatgAAATTCAATTAGtttgtaaaattattattattattttacattttttataatgcaAATATATAGTAATGATGCAATCtgttattttttagaaaaaaaatattcatataatatagCATGAACCAAATAAAAGTTATTACATAACTACTCGATTTATTATACATTATTGATTTTACATATACACAATATACTCCttataagtatatatgtacattcatattaatttatttaagaAATGTTCTCATTGTAATagattaatctaatatgtTTCCAAAGTTGCtatcaaaattatatatcaaGAAAAATGCGAACTATAAGGGAACATAACAATGATAGCaaataatgttaaaaaaGTTTTTGTTGCGGGTTATGCTCGAACCCCTATAGGTTCTTTATGTGGAACACTTTCTCAAATACCCGTTCATAAATTaggttttaaaaaataaaaaaatagcactaaaaaattatatttttttacttatagatattttttttattgttgtccatattaatgcatattaattattttacttatttgcttattttccattttttttttcgacaCAGCTATACCCACAATATTAAAATCACTAGAAAGAAGTCAAATAGAAAAAGACATAGTTGATTGTGTAATTTTTGGGCAATCATTTTCTAGTGGATGTGGACCTTTACCTCTTCAAAAAATTCTTGTTTCTACAGGTGCGattgtatatgtttttttataacaaatTGACATTTTCATTAGGATGTCTGTATATGTATTTTACCAGGTTTTGTCACATATGTGTGTGCTTTTATATGTTGTTGGCATCATTTATCAGCATAcataatattcatatttattatttccacCTAACATATttaagcatatatataaatccAATTATAATCGTATTTTTTGCGGCTCAATTTTTATCCTCTCTTAGGTATTAACATGAATGCCAAAACACAtcttattaataatttgtgTTGTAGTGGATTAGATTCAGTGACCTTAGGATATGATTTAATAAAATCAGGAAAAGATGTCTGTGTTGTTGGATCAATGGAATCAATGTCTCAaagttcattttttttgaaaaaattaagaacAGAAACATGCAAATTAGGGAATGTTACTTTTAATGATAGTGTAATACATGATggatatgaatatatatcaaataataaagaattaaaaaaaaataataatatggaattattttgtaaaaaacataaaattcCAAGAATTGACTTAGATAATTATgttataaattcatataaaagAGCAGCAAATGCATATAGTGAAAATTTAATACCACAAGAAATATTTCCTttaataattcaaaaaaaaaaaaatacattagaATACGAAAAAATAGTTATTGACACtgatgaaatatataaaaaatgtaatattgataatatttGTAATTTAAGTAACGAAAGTATTAttacaaattataatatagcTCCATTTGCTGATGGTGCATGTTCAATAGTTTTAATGAGTGAAGACAAAATTAATGAGCTTGGTTTAAATCCATTAGTAGAAATTGTAGCTTATGACAATGCTTCTGTACAACCATGTGATTCTCCTTTAAGTATTTcctattctatattaaaatgcttaaaaaaaattaataaatcttTTGTTGATTATTATGAAATTAATGAATCTTCAGCATTagatgttatttttaatgttaaaaatTTGGGTATAGATATGTCTAATGTAAATATTAATGGAGGAGCTTTATCATTGGGACATCCAACTGCTGTATCAGGTTCAAGAATTCTTATATCATTAATAACTATATTAAAGAATTTTGATATGAAATTTGGTTGCGCatctataaataattatttaggTTCTGCGACATCAGTTGTCGTGGAAAATGTGTAATCACCATgttttgtttatataattaaatgattgaatattttgtatattatttatatattcttgtttttttttgtcattatATCTACTTATATGAGaacacatatttttatattttggtacattttaatatttttgtttaacacttaaactatattatatgctAATTTGCatatttgaataataaatGATCATATAATTGATCATGTACGAATGTTTGGGGTAATATGATTGTATTtgatcataaaatataaatatatacaaaaaaaaacgagtaaataaacaaattaatgaaatcaaataaaaattagacataaaaatgatattacAAAAAAGTTACTATAGTTTATATTAACAATATgcaaatatgaaaaatataggCATAtagtttttcttttttattatacttaaaTTTCTTTCAGCGAATCAATGCACATAACATTCATCAAATTAGTATCTTCAAGTGAATCACTAGAATATGACCCTGCATCATTGGAATTTGCATTATGCAAAaatgtttctttttttttttttttgatacatgaatatctttttttattaatttttgatttatatacataattttggGTGTCTTCCcctttatttatgttttcttTAAATTCATTCTGAGGTTGGGTAAAATGGTTGTTaccattttcttcatttgaaGAATAATCAGTATAAGAAATATTATTCGTGCAATTTTCAAAACTTAAAGATTCTTTATATGTTATTACATCTTCAGatgaattttttattctttcattttttttatttttatgctcaattttattatcatcataatTTGATTTATCCATTTCAAAAGAAGAATTGTTTTCATCGCCTCCATTGAGAAAATCTGTTTCGTCTTTTGTTTCAATATGTAACAAATTCTTATAATCATTTTGATTTATTCCTTTCTCCAAAAACCGTGATCTTCCATCATATAAtgtatcatcattatcattcTTAATTTCCATCGTTTCAGAactgttaatatatattttttcattttctggTTCATTTAAAGAAGACAGTTTTTCTTCCATTTCTGTGTCTCTATTTTCAGCTTTATCAATTGAATAGTTCTccatattttcttttttttcacaaaataATGATTTTTCTTGGCTATATTCTTTAGGAATAACCAAATTTTCATCATCTATTGTCTCCATTTTCTCATAAATAGGAATATCGCTATATCCAGAATCCTGTAATTGTTTTGTAcatgtatttttttcgtgTTTTTCTATTTCATCGGATGCAAGAATTTCATcttttaattctttatttttcatattaaaaaaatttatgctATCAgcaatattttcatatgtaTTTTTTCCAAAACATGTATGTTGTATATGTtctataaatatgttaactgcgtgtttattattttcgtaTAGTATACATTCTTTATTGTTTCCATAAAAATTTagtttttttgatttatttttatagtatATTACACTATTATAAacatttgaattattttcattatataaacTGGATAACttattactactattattatgtgGATTCATATCTagttcttttttattatccatTTTTTGAGTGTTTGCGTGATCAGTTTTATATGCATCATTCCCATATGTATGTTTTTgttcatttaaattatttttatattcaaataatgtttcatttttttgatttacaTTACTATTCATAAGTGAATTTGATGCTACAAAAGGATTTCCatctaattttttataattttgattgCTTTTCgttatatttacattattagaattaacaTCATGAATCCTTGTTTCATTTGTATTCGTATTTTTTTCgcaatattttaaaaaaactgTTTCAATAACATCATATActcctttattttttaatacactaatattatatacttcTAATGATACATgcttataattatttatttgtttattaattat
Protein-coding regions in this window:
- a CDS encoding acetyl-CoA acetyltransferase, putative, translated to MIANNVKKVFVAGYARTPIGSLCGTLSQIPVHKLAIPTILKSLERSQIEKDIVDCVIFGQSFSSGCGPLPLQKILVSTGINMNAKTHLINNLCCSGLDSVTLGYDLIKSGKDVCVVGSMESMSQSSFFLKKLRTETCKLGNVTFNDSVIHDGYEYISNNKELKKNNNMELFCKKHKIPRIDLDNYVINSYKRAANAYSENLIPQEIFPLIIQKKKNTLEYEKIVIDTDEIYKKCNIDNICNLSNESIITNYNIAPFADGACSIVLMSEDKINELGLNPLVEIVAYDNASVQPCDSPLSISYSILKCLKKINKSFVDYYEINESSALDVIFNVKNLGIDMSNVNINGGALSLGHPTAVSGSRILISLITILKNFDMKFGCASINNYLGSATSVVVENV